A single genomic interval of Adhaeribacter pallidiroseus harbors:
- a CDS encoding glycoside hydrolase family 9 protein: MHFFRKSFIIVSLSSLPFFSQAQTSAENIRLNQVGFYPQAEKLAIVLGEPKENTFHVKTADGKKTVFTGKLSPGKPNEFSQKPTRVADFSNFKNNGRFVVEIPGMGTSYAFQIQKDVHKAAAAASLKGFYYQRVSINLPEKYAGKWHRPAGHAKADTEVLVHPSAASAQRPANTVISSPRGWYDAGDYNKYIVNSGITMGTLLAAYEDFPDFFKNQKLNIPESTNPVPDILDEVLWNLRWMLTMQDPNDGGVYHKLTNPAFDSMIMPDKAVKTRYVVQKSTAATLDFAAVMAQASRVYKNYNRELPGLSDSCLTAAVKAWEWAQKNPNVLYEQEAINKQFEPKITTGTYGDRNVSDELTWAGAELYVTTKKDTYYTAANINTSEKLALPSWAQVKTLGYYTLARFSKNLTPAAQKDLPAIKKQIGQFADELLAGVAERSYRTVMGKSERDYIWGSSAVAANQGIALVQAYKLTNDKKYLQGALSNLDYLLGRNAVGYSFLTGFGKKSTMHPHHRPSVADGIVEPVPGLLSGGTNARAKEQDKCPGYTATSPDEVYLDQDCSYASNEIAINWNSPFVYLASAIEALQNQVGATASVK, encoded by the coding sequence ATGCATTTCTTTCGTAAATCATTCATCATTGTTTCTCTAAGTAGTTTGCCTTTTTTCTCGCAAGCCCAAACCTCCGCTGAGAATATCCGGTTAAATCAGGTAGGTTTTTATCCGCAAGCCGAAAAACTGGCCATAGTATTAGGGGAGCCTAAAGAAAATACTTTCCATGTGAAAACAGCCGATGGCAAAAAGACTGTTTTTACGGGTAAATTAAGCCCCGGCAAACCCAATGAATTTTCGCAGAAACCTACCCGGGTGGCGGACTTCAGTAATTTTAAAAATAATGGCCGTTTCGTGGTTGAAATTCCGGGAATGGGCACCTCTTACGCTTTCCAGATTCAGAAAGACGTCCATAAAGCCGCGGCGGCCGCTTCGCTCAAAGGATTTTACTACCAAAGAGTATCGATTAATTTGCCCGAAAAATACGCGGGTAAATGGCACCGGCCGGCTGGTCACGCCAAAGCAGATACCGAAGTGCTGGTGCATCCTTCCGCGGCTTCGGCCCAACGGCCTGCTAATACCGTTATCTCGTCGCCGCGGGGGTGGTACGATGCCGGCGATTACAATAAATACATTGTGAATAGCGGCATTACCATGGGCACTTTGTTAGCCGCCTACGAAGATTTTCCGGACTTTTTTAAAAATCAGAAGCTTAACATACCCGAAAGTACCAATCCGGTGCCCGACATTCTGGACGAGGTATTGTGGAATTTGCGCTGGATGCTGACCATGCAAGACCCGAACGATGGCGGCGTTTATCACAAATTAACCAACCCGGCTTTTGATAGCATGATCATGCCGGACAAAGCCGTCAAAACACGCTATGTGGTTCAGAAGAGTACGGCGGCTACTTTAGATTTTGCCGCGGTTATGGCCCAGGCCAGTCGCGTTTATAAAAACTACAACCGCGAATTGCCGGGGTTATCCGATTCCTGCCTGACAGCGGCCGTAAAAGCGTGGGAATGGGCGCAAAAAAATCCGAATGTATTATACGAACAAGAAGCGATTAATAAGCAATTTGAACCTAAAATTACCACCGGAACCTACGGCGACCGGAACGTGAGCGATGAGTTAACCTGGGCCGGCGCCGAGCTGTACGTTACCACCAAAAAAGATACCTACTATACCGCCGCTAATATCAATACTTCCGAAAAACTAGCTTTGCCTTCGTGGGCGCAGGTAAAAACCTTGGGTTATTACACTTTGGCCCGCTTTAGTAAAAACCTGACCCCTGCTGCGCAAAAAGATTTACCCGCCATTAAAAAACAAATCGGGCAGTTCGCCGATGAGTTGTTAGCGGGAGTGGCCGAAAGATCTTACCGTACCGTCATGGGAAAATCCGAAAGAGATTATATCTGGGGCAGTAGTGCCGTAGCAGCTAACCAGGGCATTGCCTTAGTTCAGGCGTATAAGTTAACCAACGATAAAAAATACCTGCAAGGCGCGCTGAGTAACCTGGATTATTTGCTCGGCCGCAATGCGGTAGGTTATTCGTTTTTAACCGGCTTTGGTAAAAAATCAACCATGCACCCGCACCATCGGCCCTCCGTAGCCGACGGCATTGTTGAACCGGTGCCAGGATTGCTTTCCGGTGGTACCAACGCCCGCGCCAAAGAACAAGATAAATGCCCCGGTTACACCGCCACTTCCCCCGACGAAGTATACCTGGACCAGGATTGTTCGTATGCTTCCAATGAAATAGCTATTAACTGGAATTCGCCGTTTGTGTATCTGGCCTCGGCTATAGAAGCTTTGCAAAATCAGGTAGGTGCCACGGCTTCCGTTAAGTAG
- a CDS encoding VCBS repeat-containing protein yields MNALRSRCAFLLLIIGFSLWGGCKKAEKKLPVTQPEANSPNALFTLLSPAQTKVNFINTLTESMYGNVLMYQYFYNGGGVAVGDVNNDGREDIYFTGNMTPNRLYLNQGNMQFTEVAEYAGVIGRLNAWKTGVTMVDVNGDNLLDIYVCYSGHLPAEARVNQLFINQGVTKQGHPQFLDQARQYGLADSAYSTHASFFDYDRDNDLDLLLLNHNPRIFNNLDEVSIAEILKKPEPNMRVKLYQNNQGHFKDVSDRAGLAKSGLSYGLGVGIADINSDGWPDIYISNDYSAPDYLYYNNGNGTFTNKLKAGIGHIPIYSMGNEVADINNDARPDILTLDMLPEDNKRQKLLFAPDNYEKFEINTRSGLHYQYMRNMLQVNNGDGTFSEVGQLSGLSNTDWSWAPLIADYDNDGWKDVYITNGFLRDFTNMDFLKYRGGYLQLKGNNISEPEMMALVKSMPSSNVINYVFQNTGGTQFRNRGKDWGITQPSNSNGAAYADLDNDGDLDLVINNINQPAFIYQNQSNNFKKNHYLQVKLQGAGKNTAGIGSKIWVYAQGKQQYLEQMPSRGYQSSVSPVLHLGLGISTFADSVRVIWPSSKQQILRNIKTDQVITLKESAAVEAVQPIRQNIIPVFLPIKSSLAFTHQATAINDFKRQPLLVNPLSFDGPCLIKADVNQDGLEDIFAGGSAGQASQVYLQQKNGSFKPKANPDITTDKNSDDVDALFVDVNQDKKLDLYVCSGGYGNFTPDDPLLQDRLYLGDGQGNFKKSQNALPDMRTSSSCVRAQDINHDGALDLFVGGRVIPGRYPEAPRSYILLNNGQGQFRDATKEIAPQLERVGLVTDAAWVDLNQDKKSELVLVGEWMPITVFSNTNNKLIENTSAYFFKSCRGWWNKLLVGDFNQDQQPDLLIGNLGLNSQCKASDKQPATLIFKDFDDNGSVDPILCLYMQGKSYPYVSRDELLDQISVMRTRFPDYKSYADAGLKDIFTPEELRGAKKLSANCFSTSLFLSASQHKLQPVALPLEAQYAPVQALSVLDYNHDGKVDVLLAGNQNQARLRFGKADANYGVLLQGNGQGKFTYVPQPKAGLQLKGDVRSILSVNNLLLVGINQQPVKAYKWK; encoded by the coding sequence TTGAATGCTTTGCGAAGCCGTTGTGCGTTTTTATTGCTGATTATCGGATTTAGTTTATGGGGTGGGTGTAAAAAAGCGGAGAAAAAACTCCCGGTAACTCAGCCGGAAGCTAACTCACCGAATGCTTTGTTTACCTTATTATCGCCGGCACAAACCAAGGTAAATTTTATTAATACCCTCACCGAAAGCATGTACGGCAACGTGCTCATGTACCAGTATTTTTATAACGGCGGGGGAGTTGCCGTGGGCGATGTCAACAACGATGGCCGGGAAGATATCTACTTTACCGGCAACATGACGCCTAACCGTTTGTACTTGAACCAAGGCAATATGCAGTTTACCGAAGTGGCCGAGTACGCGGGCGTGATCGGGCGCCTGAACGCCTGGAAAACCGGGGTAACCATGGTGGATGTAAACGGCGATAACTTGTTGGATATTTACGTTTGTTATTCGGGGCACCTGCCTGCCGAAGCCCGGGTAAATCAGTTATTTATCAATCAGGGCGTTACTAAACAAGGCCACCCGCAATTTCTGGACCAGGCCCGGCAGTACGGCTTAGCCGATTCGGCCTACAGCACCCATGCCAGTTTCTTTGATTACGACCGCGATAACGACCTGGACCTGTTGCTGCTGAATCATAATCCGCGGATATTTAACAACCTGGACGAAGTAAGCATTGCCGAAATTTTAAAAAAACCAGAGCCGAACATGCGGGTGAAGCTCTACCAAAATAACCAGGGCCATTTTAAAGATGTATCCGACCGCGCCGGTTTAGCTAAGTCGGGTTTGTCGTATGGTTTAGGAGTGGGTATTGCCGATATCAACAGCGATGGTTGGCCGGATATTTACATTTCCAACGATTACTCCGCCCCCGATTACCTGTATTACAATAATGGCAACGGTACGTTTACCAATAAATTAAAAGCCGGCATCGGGCATATCCCTATTTACTCCATGGGCAACGAAGTAGCGGATATTAACAACGATGCCCGCCCGGACATTTTAACCCTGGACATGCTACCGGAAGACAATAAACGGCAGAAACTGTTATTTGCCCCGGATAATTACGAAAAATTTGAAATTAATACGCGTTCGGGCCTGCACTACCAGTATATGCGCAACATGCTGCAGGTAAATAACGGCGATGGTACCTTTAGCGAAGTAGGGCAGCTGAGTGGCCTTTCGAACACCGACTGGAGTTGGGCGCCGTTAATTGCCGATTACGACAATGATGGTTGGAAAGATGTATACATTACCAACGGATTTCTGCGCGATTTTACCAACATGGATTTTCTGAAGTACCGGGGTGGTTACCTGCAACTGAAAGGCAATAACATCAGCGAGCCGGAAATGATGGCTTTGGTTAAAAGCATGCCTTCTTCCAACGTAATAAATTATGTATTTCAGAATACCGGAGGAACGCAGTTCCGGAATCGCGGTAAGGATTGGGGCATTACCCAACCTTCTAACAGCAATGGCGCCGCTTACGCCGATCTGGATAATGATGGTGATTTAGATTTAGTAATCAACAATATAAATCAACCGGCTTTTATTTATCAGAATCAGAGTAATAATTTTAAAAAAAACCATTACCTACAAGTAAAACTGCAAGGAGCCGGTAAGAACACGGCTGGTATAGGAAGTAAAATCTGGGTGTATGCCCAAGGAAAACAGCAATACCTGGAGCAAATGCCTTCGCGCGGTTATCAATCGAGCGTGTCGCCGGTGCTGCACCTGGGTTTAGGAATTAGCACCTTCGCGGATTCGGTACGGGTAATCTGGCCAAGCAGTAAGCAACAAATCCTCCGGAATATAAAAACCGATCAGGTAATCACTTTAAAAGAATCGGCAGCCGTTGAAGCGGTACAGCCCATCCGGCAAAATATTATTCCCGTTTTTTTACCTATTAAATCTTCGCTGGCCTTTACCCACCAGGCTACAGCAATAAACGATTTTAAACGGCAACCGCTTCTGGTTAATCCATTGTCTTTCGATGGGCCTTGTTTAATAAAAGCCGATGTAAACCAGGATGGCTTAGAAGATATTTTTGCGGGCGGCAGCGCCGGCCAGGCGAGTCAAGTTTATTTACAACAAAAAAATGGTTCGTTTAAGCCCAAAGCTAACCCCGATATAACAACCGATAAAAACAGCGATGATGTAGATGCTTTGTTCGTGGATGTAAACCAGGATAAAAAACTGGATTTGTACGTGTGCAGTGGGGGCTACGGTAATTTTACTCCCGATGATCCTTTGCTCCAGGACCGGCTTTATTTAGGCGACGGGCAGGGAAATTTTAAAAAAAGCCAAAATGCCTTACCCGACATGCGCACCAGTTCGAGCTGTGTGCGCGCCCAGGATATTAACCACGATGGCGCTCTGGATTTATTTGTGGGCGGCCGGGTTATTCCGGGTCGTTACCCCGAAGCGCCCCGCAGTTATATATTACTTAACAACGGCCAGGGGCAATTCCGCGATGCTACCAAAGAAATAGCGCCACAACTGGAGCGTGTGGGTTTAGTTACCGATGCCGCTTGGGTGGATTTAAATCAGGATAAAAAATCAGAATTGGTACTAGTGGGCGAGTGGATGCCCATAACCGTATTCAGCAATACCAATAACAAACTAATCGAAAATACTTCTGCGTACTTTTTTAAGTCGTGCCGGGGCTGGTGGAACAAACTGCTGGTCGGTGATTTTAACCAGGACCAGCAGCCCGATCTGCTCATTGGTAATTTAGGCCTGAACAGCCAATGTAAGGCCAGCGATAAACAACCCGCTACGTTAATTTTTAAAGATTTCGACGATAATGGTTCCGTAGATCCTATTTTGTGCTTGTATATGCAAGGCAAAAGTTACCCGTACGTTAGTCGCGATGAATTGCTGGACCAGATAAGCGTGATGCGTACCCGGTTTCCGGATTACAAAAGCTACGCCGATGCCGGATTAAAAGATATCTTTACACCGGAGGAACTCCGGGGAGCGAAAAAGTTGTCGGCTAACTGTTTCAGCACAAGTTTGTTTCTCAGTGCGAGTCAGCATAAATTGCAACCGGTAGCATTACCCTTGGAAGCGCAATATGCGCCGGTGCAGGCGCTAAGTGTTTTGGATTATAACCACGACGGCAAGGTAGATGTGCTGCTGGCCG